From a single Arachis hypogaea cultivar Tifrunner chromosome 3, arahy.Tifrunner.gnm2.J5K5, whole genome shotgun sequence genomic region:
- the LOC114927477 gene encoding uncharacterized protein, with product MTALLKKHGIIHKVVTAYHPQTNGQAEVSNREIKCKLEKIVKPHRKDWSIRIADVLWAYLTSYKTPIGMSPFRLVYGKAGHLPEKVKAVHDKNIKRREFRAGDQVLLYNSRLRLMPGKLRSRWDRPYMVEKVELYGIVHLSHPSSPTFFKVNGHRLKLYHGVKMKNNKELEIFLLKDPAQEED from the exons ATGACAGCTTTACTGAAGAAACATGGAATCATTCACAAGGTGGTGACGGCTTatcatccccaaaccaatggTCAAGCTGAGGTGTCTAATAGGGAGATCAAGTGCAAACTAGAGAAGATCGTGAAGCCTCATCGAAAGGATTGGAGTATTAGAATTGCAGATGTGCTATGGGCTTATCTTACTTCGTATAAGACACCCATCGGCATGAGTCCGTTCCGCCTAGTCTACGGAAAGGCTGGTCATCTTccg GAAAAGGTGAAGGCAGTGCATGACAAGAACATCAAGCGAAGAGAGTTTAGAGCTGGGGATCAAGTCCTTCTCTATAACTCAAGGCTGAGGTTAATGCCAGGCAAGCTGCGGTCAAGGTGGGATAGACCTTACATGGTAGAGAAGGTGGAACTGTATGGCATTGTCCACCTGAGTCACCCCTCAAGCCCTACCTTCTTCAAAGTAAATGGACATCGCTTGAAGCTGTATCATGGTGTGAAGATGAAGAAcaacaaggagctagagatcttcctttTGAAGGATCCAGCACAGGAAGAGGACTGA